A segment of the Corylus avellana chromosome ca2, CavTom2PMs-1.0 genome:
gaaCACGAGGGACCTAATCTGGCAAAGTCCAGTTGTCGTGGAGCAACTCCGTCAAAATATGAGACTTTATTTCAGGTCTCCAATATAGACTTCACCAATTGAGccatttggtatatatatatatatatatatatatatatatgatagtttCAAAAATTCCATTGAGATGTTCATGTGTAAATAAttcatgtcaatatttttcttatgtcatcctacaaatttaatatatcatcCATTAGATTTATAGACTCATGTGGACTTTACACTAATTTAATTGTGAATGGATGAATTCACTATGGAGATtattaaaaatagaatgaattctatcattttgtCTTTGTAGATTGTTCACTACTTGTTTATTTCCATCTCGATCTATATCTTTAAAATTGGATTATGGTTATATTATCATTTGAGCACACTTGGAAGGGGGAGaccaattttgaaagaaatcaCCAATTAATTCAAAGTAATTTCTGCATGTATAGTTTTAACAACTTTGCCTGCCTTCTCTTTGCAGGTTATGAAGCACCACATTTGAGGTATACCCACTTGTCAACTTCTTGTTCTCTACATGAAGCTTTTGTATATCTCTTGGATGCCTCCTTCCTTTTCTGCTTTGTGATCAGCTGCAGCTCCCTCACATtgatccttctttttttttcttttttttttctcctactTTGGCCATAAAAAGTTTTGGTCATGCATTGGAATCCACAACAGTTCTCATGTccgaattactagcaatttcGACATGCAATATAAGAAGTCCCATGTAAAGTagctcaaaatttatttggacagGTGAATTTTACATGGGATATCTTTCATTACAGGttcaaattgttagcaattcgaGCAAATAATTGTTGTGCATCTCAATCTCATTGAAAGGTACCTGAATTCCACTTACATATAATTGTCTACATTTCTCTAAACGACTAATTTTGGGTTCTTTCAACTGTCACTTTAAAGGAAAATCGCCGACAAGGTTGCTCGATCTGGATTCTATGCTGTGGTTCCTGACTTCTTTTTTGGTGATCCCTATGTGGCAAATACTTCTAGAACAATTCCAGTCTGGTTAAAAATTCATGGAACCGTATGTGTCAAACTCCTCTTAAGATCAAGTTGGAgaagtatttatttgttttaatttccattaaatttagtttaaaccATTCCAGTATCTAGTAAATATGATTTCTTTGCCATTTTCTAATTCATAAGCCATGTAATATTTGCTTTCAGATCATACTGATATAGAATATTGATGTGCCATGGCCATACTAATATTGTTGCTATCATAATTGTTTGCTTTAGGACAAAGGATTTGAAGATGCTAAACCAGTAATTGCTGCTCTGAAACAAAAGGGCATACATGCAATTGGAGCAGCAGGGTTTTGTTGGGGTGGTAAGtcgtatgtttgttaatgtgttttgggatATGTTTCTTTGATTTCGATTTGAAAGTATTTTGACGAGACATAaaggtaaaaattattttggtgtttttataagagttttgtattttgaattgtttgttaatttttttgtttttttcaggCAATGTGGTGACAAAAATAGCAAAGACTAATTTGATTAAAGCTGCAGTGTTGTTACACCCTTCATGGGTCACTGTGGATGATATTAAGGGTATGTCTGTTAATGTAAATTTAGATTTTATAGGTATAAAACCATGAATTTGTTatcatatataaaagagaactGAGAAAGGTACAACTTTTTGGCACAATTTTGgccaaacttttctcttatgtggtcatttttttaaaataacaaaaacaaaaaattttgaagCAATAACTTCGTATGtgatcctttttttatttggtatttttttaaaaaaaaaaatgtaaagacaatttttttaaaaaaaaaaaataccaaataaaaaaaggaccacatagaatattattgcttcagaatttatttatttatttattttgtttttaaaaaaaataaaaaataagagaaaatttgggcCAAAGTTGTGCAAAAAAATTATACCTTTATCATGCCTCTATATAAAAAATGCTGCTGGAAAATAAGGACTATTCTTGAATATGTGTATACTAAATATGAAGAGATGGAGTTCGAGATAATGAGGAGGATAATTGCTTTACTTTTTGTTGGCTGAAACAGCTATGCGTATCCATGAAACACACACTTGTTGtctttaaaacttttttaaatgcttatcatttcttcttcttcagctgTCAAGGTTCCAATTGCCATATTGGCTGCTGAACTAGACAATGGCACCCCAGCCAAACAACTCGAAGAGTTCAAGTCAGTCTTGTCTCAAGATAAGGTAAGGATCTACAAACTTAAGATAATTGGTGTCCACGTTGCCGATTGGAATTCACAACAATTACATGTCTAGATTGTTAGTAATTTAGGCAAATAATG
Coding sequences within it:
- the LOC132172093 gene encoding endo-1,3;1,4-beta-D-glucanase-like; protein product: MAQIAQLFPFLLLSIFLSLPLLRHVAADGSLSRHCLENPPTLNSSYGAGSVKQIGGLKAYVSGHYHSKRAILLVSDVYGYEAPHLRKIADKVARSGFYAVVPDFFFGDPYVANTSRTIPVWLKIHGTDKGFEDAKPVIAALKQKGIHAIGAAGFCWGGNVVTKIAKTNLIKAAVLLHPSWVTVDDIKAVKVPIAILAAELDNGTPAKQLEEFKSVLSQDKVKNFIKIYPNVKHGWTVRYNDTDATAVKAANEAHKDLLHWSTKYVKKR